The Siniperca chuatsi isolate FFG_IHB_CAS linkage group LG9, ASM2008510v1, whole genome shotgun sequence genome includes a region encoding these proteins:
- the si:ch1073-228j22.2 gene encoding SPRY domain-containing SOCS box protein 2 has product MGLSLSVWLCSRVDDSPPSSSSAFPPLAVPTSSRLAVTLNSSPVAPGDSRSHWSSVHRSPHFLLSACKQEVTRSPVERSSDGVRAEIGVMSGLHVWEVLWSPNHRGSHAVLGISRQNCPLQASGYNVLVGGDSQSWGWELKTNQLWHAGQSLGLYPAKRKKCHSEAAESSQHIKVAETPLPIPERILLVLDADAGTLGFIVDGCCFLGEAFKDLPRGVELFPAVSSVRGGASIRLRYLNGATRDPPALMALSGLSIRRVLGQQRQNQMHKLPLPPCLQHYLLSSQ; this is encoded by the exons ATGGGTCTGTCACTGTCAGTTTGGCTGTGCAGCAGGGTAGACGACAGccccccctcctcttcatcagcTTTCCCTCCGCTGGCTGTCCCCACCTCCTCTCGCCTCGCGGTCACTCTGAACTCCTCTCCGGTCGCTCCAGGAGACAGTCGCTCACACTGGAGCTCAGTCCACCGCTCTCCTCACTTCCTGCTGTCTGcctgcaaacaggaagtgacccGCTCACCTGTTGAGCGGAGCAGCGATGGGGTGAGGGCGGAGATAGGGGTGATGAGTGGGCTTCACGTCTGGGAGGTGCTGTGGAGCCCCAACCACAGAGGGAGTCATGCCGTCTTGGGCATTTCCAGGCAGAACTGCCCTCTGCAGGCCTCAGGGTACAACGTGCTGGTCGGTGGAGACTCACAGTCCTGGGGCTGGGAACTCAAAACCAATCAGCTCTGGCATGCTGGACAGAGTCTGGGACTTTACCCAGCAAAGAGGAAGAAGTGTCACTCTGAGGCTGCAGAGTCTTCACAACACATAAAGGTGGCAGAGACACCTCTCCCCATCCCCGAGCGCATCCTGCTGGTCCTGGACGCCGACGCAGGGACTCTGGGGTTTATTGTTGATGGCTGTTGTTTTCTCGGCGAAGCTTTTAAAGACCTTCCTCGTGGAGTGGAGCTGTTCCCAGCAGTGAGCAGTGTGAGAGGGGGAGCCAGCATACGACTACGATACCTGAACGGTGCCACAC GTGATCCCCCTGCGCTGATGGCTTTATCTGGACTGTCAATTCGACGGGTTTTAGGGCAGCAGAGGCAGAATCAAATGCACAAACTGCCTCTACCCCCTTGTCTCCAGCACTACCTGCTTTCTAGTCAATAA